Proteins from one Malaya genurostris strain Urasoe2022 chromosome 2, Malgen_1.1, whole genome shotgun sequence genomic window:
- the LOC131429948 gene encoding zinc finger protein 883-like: MKTREPLATISVDQLSLAFTCRTCLNTDSRQLLIPIFEDHKASGKSPYDLFDQLVFLKLKISENDGFPANICSSCMERLSAVNAFRTQCEKAQEILDRYFAELSEQHFYNDKIDPEEECTEFEYLVEPEHEDVSVKVESANSDNLLRCPTCRKVYKRKVHLERHIHSHSPNQSKSICLPVTSTTNSIDENETDPNVESVAFTKKIQCRYCNDMFASDELLADHIDVSHLKDRPYSCPLCRKSFQSASNRNTHMYLHNRGNPYKCDQCAQSFKSKVYLNRHRKAIHTIGSHRCDQCGASFTNTTKYEYHLKSHDPNKKYKCSYCTKSFLQQHHLLNHERTHTGKRPFLCNICGKGFKHESSFKVHLKIHEGIRTHVCSVCSKTFVQRSSYLQHMAKHKNVRRFQCEQCGKSFIQRTSLLTHLKKHSEDRIRQCQPSFTTTFSSLQPLMDHNSESLSAQQTCLGDVAKMKSKEPINANSAKEKKPSPMYKLMPYACQLCNKSFRLPSTLTTHLKIHNEERKYVCEECGSTFKRAEHLRVHVNGVHLKRKPYSCEVCHKSFAQSGDRNVHMRRHMNEKPHQCTYCGKGFRLAKALRAHVRLHTGEKPFVCIICNMSFISYTALACHTQKHQEETLESCRPIETDFTVSQLETSTNA, from the exons ATGAAAACTAGAGAACCGTTGGCCACGATCAGTGTGGACCAATTATCACTTGCCTTCACCTGTCGGACATGTCTGAATACCGATTCTCGGCAGTTGTTGATTCCCATTTTCGAGGACCACAAAGCCAGTGGCAAGTCACCGTATGATCTGTTCGATCAACTTGTTTTCCTAAAGCTGAAG ATATCGGAGAATGATGGCTTTCCAGCTAACATTTGTAGCAGTTGCATGGAACGCCTTTCCGCCGTAAATGCTTTTAGAACACAATGTGAGAAAGCTCAAGAAATTTTGGATCGTTACTTTGCGGAGCTTTCTGAGCAGCATTTCTACAACGACAAGATAGACCCCGAAGAAGAATGCACAGAGTTTGAATATTTGGTTGAACCAGAACATGAGGATGTATCTGTAAAGGTAGAGTCAGCAAACAGTGACAATTTATTACGTTGTCCTACGTGCAGGAAGGTTTATAAACGGAAGGTACACTTGGAGCGCCATATACATAGCCACAGCCCGAATCAATCAAAAAGCATTTGTTTGCCAGTTACATCTACTACTAATAGCATCGACGAGAATGAAACGGATCCTAACGTGGAATCTGTTGCATTCACGAAAAAGATACAGTGTCGATACTGTAATGATATGTTTGCATCCGATGAGCTTTTAGCAGACCATATCGACGTATCGCATCTGAAAGATCGACCGTATTCATGTCCACTGTGTAGAAAATCCTTTCAAAGTGCGTCAAACAGGAACACTCATATGTATTTACATAATCGAGGTAATCCTTATAAATGTGACCAATGTGCACAATCATTCAAGAGCAAGGTTTATTTGAACCGGCACAGGAAAGCCATTCACACGATAGGTAGTCACAGGTGTGATCAATGTGGTGCTAGTTTTACCAATACCACTAAATATGAGTACCATTTGAAATCACATGATCCTAATAAAAAGTACAAGTGTTCATATTGTACCAAATCTTTCCTTCAGCAACATCATTTGTTAAATCACGAGAGAACTCACACCGGCAAACGTCCCTTTCTGTGCAACATTTGCGGGAAAGGATTTAAGCACGAGTCGAGTTTTAAAGTACACCTCAAGATACATGAAGGCATTCGAACGCATGTTTGTTCCGTTTGTTCAAAAACGTTTGTCCAGCGTAGCAGCTACCTTCAACACATGGCGAAACATAAAAATGTCCGCCGATTTCAATGTGAACAATGTGGCAAAAGTTTTATCCAGCGTACCTCGTTGCTGACTCATCTGAAAAAACATTCGGAAGACCGGATTCGGCAATGTCAACCATCGTTCACGACAACTTTTAGTTCTTTGCAACCACTGATGGATCACAATTCAGAATCATTATCCGCTCAGCAGACGTGCCTGGGTGATGTTGCGAAAATGAAGTCAAAAGAACCGATCAACGCCAACAGTGCGAAGGAAAAGAAACCATCACCTATGTACAAACTTATGCCGTACGCATGCCAGCTATGTAATAAATCATTCCGACTTCCGTCTACGTTGACGACACATCTGAAAATTCACAACGAAGAGCGGAAATACGTTTGCGAGGAGTGTGGCAGTACATTCAAAAGAGCCGAACATCTGCGAGTCCACGTTAACGGGGTACACTTGAAACGAAAACCGTACAGCTGTGAG GTTTGCCATAAATCGTTTGCCCAGTCGGGCGATCGGAATGTGCATATGCGACGGCACATGAACGAGAAACCCCATCAGTGCACCTATTGCGGCAAAGGTTTTCGGTTGGCCAAAGCTCTCAGAGCTCATGTTCGATTGCACACAGGAGAAAAACCGTTCGTATGCATTATTTGTAACATGAGTTTCATTTCTTATACGGCACTTGCCT GTCACACTCAAAAACACCAGGAAGAAACACTAGAAAGCTGTCGTCCGATAGAGACTGATTTCACTGTGTCGCAACTGGAAACGTCGACAAATGCTTGA
- the LOC131429949 gene encoding ER membrane protein complex subunit 2-like, giving the protein MSYNIDEMSWTDVRNLFRKWRDDNERKSDEVMMLWDVILSDKQNKLGNERHLVLEQVMIAALDCNRIETAEDCIRILTAEFPGSLRIQKYKAMLLEALERYDDALDVLDQIIKKDETNAAPRKRKVAIYKAQGRTADAIRELCDYMKRFMSDQEGWHELCSIYLSEGEYAKAAFCMEEVLLHNPHSHLIHQRLADIRYTMGGLDNIEIAKSYYCQAVKLNQNNLRALYGLFLCCGHIANSKATLTKRKEVQKLAQWAITQIQQRTIQSEIPLTPKCSKSAAKHSKDEVAALEQAFGGLDIAKAN; this is encoded by the exons ATGTCTTACAATATAGATGAGATGAGTTGGACAG ATGTCCGGAATCTATTTCGAAAGTGGAGGGACGATAATGAACGTAAGAGTGACGAAGTTATGATGTTGTGGGATGTCATTCTGTCGGATAAACAGAACAAACTTGGCAACGAGCGCCATTTGGTCCTTGAGCAAGTGATGATCGCTGCACTCGATTGCAATCGGATAGAAACAGCTGAGGATTGCATTCGAATACTGACGGCCGAGTTTCCCGGTAGtttgcgcattcaaaaatacaaagCAATGCTTCTGGAAGCGCTTGAACGATATGACGATGCCCTAGACGTACTGGATCAAATAATTAAGAAAGACGAAACGAATGCTGCCCCACGGAAGCGTAAGGTGGCTATCTACAAAGCTCAAGGAAGAACGGCCGATGCAATACGAGAGCTGTGTGATTACATGAAGCGGTTCATGTCGGATCAGGAGGGGTGGCACGAGCTGTGCAGCATATATCTATCCGAGGGAGAATACGCCAAAGCGGCGTTTTGCATGGAGGAAGTGCTACTGCACAACCCGCACAGTCATTTAATTCATCAAAGGCTCGCAGATATCCGTTACACTATG GGCGGTCTCGATAATATCGAAATTGCTAAATCGTACTACTGTCAGGCTGTTAAACTGAATCAGAACAATCTGCGAGCTCTTTATGGATTGTTTTTG TGTTGTGGTCACATTGCCAATTCAAAAGCAACCCTAACTAAGCGAAAGGAAGTTCAAAAGCTAGCGCAATGGGCGATCACACAAATTCAACAAAGAACGATTCAATCGGAAATCCCTCTTACGCCGAAATGTAGCAAATCAGCGGCGAAGCATTCTAAAGACGAGGTTGCTGCCCTAGAGCAAGCATTCGGTGGACTCGACATCGCTAAAGCAAATTGA